The Bacillus thermozeamaize DNA window CGGCGACCACCTTTGCTCACCTGGACGCGACCACAAACCTGGAGCGGAGCATTGCGGAAAAAGGGATCTACCCGGCTGTGGACCCGCTGGCATCCACATCCCGCTTGCTCAATCCGGCCGTGGTTGGGGAAGAGCATTACCGGGTGGCCCGGGAAGTACAGCGGATTCTGCAGCGTTACAAGGAACTGCAGGACATCATTGCCATTCTCGGCATGGATGAACTCTCCGACGAGGACAAACTGATCGTGCACAGGGCCCGCCGTCTGGAGCGCTTCCTTTCGCAGCCGTTCCATGTGGCCGAACAGTTTACCAATATTCCCGGCAAATACGTGCCCGTCAAGGAGACCGTCCGCAGCTTCAAGGAGATTGTCGAAGGAAAACACGACGACTTGCCTGAGGAAGCCTTCCTGATGGTGGGCACCATTGAAGAGGCGGTCGAGAGAGCGAAGCGGATGGCACGATGAGCACGGTACAATTTGATCTGGTTACGCCGGAACGGACGGTCATCAGTCGGCCAGTGGAGATGGTGGTGGCCAAGACCACGGTCGGGGAAATCGGCATTTTGCCTGGACACGCCCCCCTGGTTGCCAACCTGGCCATTGACATCTTGCGGATCAAAGAGGCGGAAGAGACGCACGAATTGGCGGTCCATGGCGGATTCCTGGAGGTGACCCCGGAAAGGGTGGTCGTCCTGGCGGAGGCGGCCGAATTTCCGGAGGAGATCGACGTCGACCGTGCCCTGGCT harbors:
- a CDS encoding F0F1 ATP synthase subunit epsilon codes for the protein MSTVQFDLVTPERTVISRPVEMVVAKTTVGEIGILPGHAPLVANLAIDILRIKEAEETHELAVHGGFLEVTPERVVVLAEAAEFPEEIDVDRALAAKERAERRLAEKGSEEIDFKRAELALQRAMNRLKLARK